From one Melopsittacus undulatus isolate bMelUnd1 chromosome 16, bMelUnd1.mat.Z, whole genome shotgun sequence genomic stretch:
- the FMOD gene encoding fibromodulin, protein MLWAPILILAGLCGASLGQYNEEEDMAWLQYYMRQSRMSSYNYVPYYEDENTPYVYSYLPAPDTEAEPGPEPQQASSWQCPQECDCPPNFSSAMYCDTRTLRYLPFVPSRMKYVYFQNNLITAIQEGAFDNATELEWLALHNNRISSEKMGKKVFAKLKSLERLYMNNNNLTKMPSPLPRSLRELHLSYNQISKVPSNALEGLENLTALYLSHNYIFEMGASLKGLKSLILADLSYNHLRKVPDGLPMALEQLYLEYNYINTIPEDYFKVSPKLLYVRMSHNSLTNQGLSTNTFNSSSILELDLSYNRLQKIPRVSTNLENLYLQGNQINEFSISSFCTVVDVMNYSRLQVLRLDGNEIKRNAVPPDAPLCLRRATIIEI, encoded by the exons ATGCTCTGGgcccccatcctcatcctcgcTGGGCTCTGTGGAGCCTCCCTGGGCCAGTACAATGAAGAAGAAGACATGGCTTGGTTGCAGTACTACATGAGGCAGTCCCGGATGTCCTCCTATAACTACGTGCCCTACTACGAGGATGAGAACACCCCTTATGTGTATTCCTACCTGCCAGCTCCGGATACAGAGGCAGAGCCTGGGCCTGAACCACAGCAAGCATCATCCTGGCAGTGTCCCCAAGAGTGCGATTGTCCCCCCAACTTCTCCTCAGCCATGTACTGCGACACCCGGACCCTGAGGTACCTGCCCTTCGTGCCCTCCCGCATGAAATACGTCTACTTCCAGAACAACCTCATCACTGCCATCCAAGAGGGAGCTTTCGACAACGCCACGGAGCTGGAGTGGTTGGCACTGCACAACAACCGCATCTCCAGCGAGAAGATGGGCAAGAAGGTGTTTGCCAAGCTCAAAAGCCTGGAGAGGCTGTACATGAACAACAACAACCTGACCAAGATGCCCAGCCCCTTGCCCCGCTCCCTCAGGGAGCTGCACTTGTCTTACAATCAGATCTCCAAGGTGCCCTCCAATGCCCTGgagggactggagaacctcaCTGCCCTGTACCTCAGCCACAACTACATCTTCGAGATGGGAGCATCCCTCAAAGGCCTCAAGTCCTTGATCCTCGCTGATCTGAGCTACAACCACCTCAGGAAAGTCCCCGACGGGCTCCCGATGGCTTTGGAACAGCTCTACTTAGAGTACAACTACATCAACACCATCCCCGAGGACTATTTCAAGGTCTCTCCCAAGCTGCTCTATGTACGGATGTCCCACAACAGCCTGACAAACCAAGGTCTCTCCACCAACAccttcaacagcagcagcatcctcgAGCTGGATCTCTCTTACAACAGGCTCCAGAAGATCCCCCGGGTCAGCACCAACCTCGAGAACCTTTACCTGCAAGGGAACCAAATCAACG agTTCTCCATCAGCAGCTTCTGCACCGTGGTGGATGTCATGAACTACTCCAGGCTCCAGGTCCTGCGGCTGGATGGGAACGAGATCAAGCGGAACGCGGTGCCCCCCGATGCGCCCCTGTGCCTGCGCCGAGCCACCATCATCGAGATCTAA